In Paraburkholderia flagellata, a genomic segment contains:
- a CDS encoding UbiX family flavin prenyltransferase, translated as MSKRALHGRKRLIVGVTGATGFIYAERTLRLLREMEVETHLVISRAAELTREYESSLSREAVHALADHVHPIADVGASIASGSFRTLGMLVVPCSMRTVGEIASGVTSTLLTRAADVVLKERLPLVLMVRETPLNLIHLRNMTTVTEAGAVVFPPVPAFYAKPASLQDMVDHSVSRALDQFGLDTERIEAWRDA; from the coding sequence GCGTGACGGGGGCCACGGGCTTTATCTATGCGGAGCGCACGCTGCGCCTGCTGCGTGAAATGGAGGTCGAGACGCATCTCGTGATATCTCGCGCGGCCGAACTCACGCGCGAATACGAGTCGAGCCTCTCGCGCGAAGCCGTGCATGCGCTCGCCGACCATGTCCACCCGATCGCCGATGTGGGCGCCTCCATTGCGTCGGGATCGTTCCGCACACTCGGCATGCTCGTCGTGCCGTGCTCGATGCGCACCGTTGGCGAGATCGCCTCGGGCGTCACGAGCACGCTGCTCACGCGCGCCGCCGACGTGGTGCTCAAGGAGCGCTTGCCGCTCGTGCTGATGGTGCGGGAAACGCCGCTGAACCTCATCCACCTGCGCAACATGACGACGGTGACCGAGGCCGGCGCAGTGGTGTTCCCGCCGGTGCCCGCGTTCTACGCGAAGCCCGCGAGCCTGCAGGACATGGTCGATCACTCGGTGAGCCGGGCGCTCGACCAGTTCGGGCTCGATACAGAACGCATAGAGGCGTGGCGCGACGCATGA
- a CDS encoding GGDEF domain-containing protein yields the protein MHVDLLTIYFLLIGTLLASSLITLWEHRTHPARSKALRILAAGYATLATGCAAVLVRADLPGVWGAALSNLIIMGGYLLVLHGVATMNARQYRAGSIVLLALIALTWATWGARHPADMWYYASAFPIALVSAMTSRELLRGDGMKGVQSRHVATFVTGFHALFYVFRTFVLPFLGSRYGDGFVALVSKITMYEGVLYSVILPMSLLKLIREETHGQLLRESQTDYLTRLGNRRWFFEEGERVMSEVGASQPVSLLAFDLDHFKTINDRYGHKTGDDVLRAFADIARSAMGPDAILARIGGEEFAALLPGHDRLRAKAVGEAIARRFAQTVTHRIEGVDIRATVSIGLAQHGHEASTLSDLLAAADAALYSAKSLGGNRLEMLLL from the coding sequence ATGCACGTCGATCTACTTACCATCTACTTTCTCCTGATCGGGACCCTGCTAGCCAGTTCCCTGATCACGCTCTGGGAGCATCGAACGCATCCCGCGCGCAGCAAGGCCTTACGAATTCTTGCTGCGGGATACGCCACCCTCGCAACCGGCTGCGCCGCGGTACTCGTGCGTGCCGATCTGCCGGGCGTGTGGGGCGCCGCGCTGAGCAACCTCATCATCATGGGCGGCTATCTGCTGGTCCTGCACGGCGTCGCGACGATGAACGCCCGGCAATACCGGGCAGGCTCGATCGTCCTGCTCGCGTTGATCGCGCTGACATGGGCCACATGGGGCGCGCGGCATCCAGCCGACATGTGGTACTACGCGAGCGCATTTCCCATTGCGCTGGTGAGTGCCATGACCTCGCGCGAGCTGCTGCGCGGCGACGGCATGAAAGGGGTGCAATCGCGCCACGTCGCGACGTTCGTGACGGGATTCCATGCCCTTTTTTACGTGTTCAGGACGTTCGTGCTCCCCTTCCTGGGGAGCCGTTACGGGGACGGCTTCGTCGCGCTCGTCAGCAAAATCACGATGTATGAAGGCGTGCTGTATTCGGTCATTCTGCCGATGTCCTTGCTCAAGCTGATTCGCGAAGAAACCCACGGGCAGCTTTTGCGCGAATCCCAGACGGATTACCTGACCCGACTTGGCAACCGCCGCTGGTTCTTCGAAGAAGGCGAGCGCGTGATGAGCGAGGTCGGGGCGAGCCAGCCGGTCTCGCTCCTCGCCTTCGATCTCGACCACTTCAAGACCATCAATGACCGCTACGGCCACAAGACCGGCGACGACGTCCTTAGGGCATTCGCGGACATTGCCCGCAGCGCCATGGGACCCGACGCGATCCTCGCCCGCATAGGCGGCGAAGAGTTCGCCGCCCTGCTGCCGGGCCATGACCGCTTGCGCGCCAAAGCGGTGGGCGAAGCGATCGCCAGGCGTTTCGCTCAAACCGTGACGCACAGGATCGAAGGCGTAGACATACGCGCCACGGTGAGCATTGGCCTCGCGCAGCATGGTCACGAGGCCTCCACGCTCTCCGACCTGCTGGCCGCCGCCGATGCCGCGCTCTACAGCGCGAAATCGCTCGGCGGCAACCGGCTCGAAATGCTGCTTCTCTAG
- a CDS encoding SGNH/GDSL hydrolase family protein, which yields MATIESRIRVAISAGLIFLLAACGGGGGGSGGGGGSSTGTSTPAGGVKLQVVSFGDSLSDVGTYAPLAGAVGGGRFTTNPGQVWSQDVAQYYGDTLSAAYTISIDHKLSAQGGFGYAEGGSTVATPADQYDFLSGVIGNIEMPVNQQVSSYISAHGSFNSGQLVLVWAGANDVLRAGNPPGANTVVQTAATTLAQIVGQIVQAGATHVVVINVPNIGLSPKGISSADGGANLTQLSQLFNSTLNGALQADGLQGKVIEIDSYTWTTQLVANFQANGFSVSNTAQACDPSKTPDDTSLLCSPPTYVSANADQTYMFADDLHPTTHTHTLFAQYVEQQIAASGLGH from the coding sequence ATGGCAACGATCGAATCCCGGATTCGGGTGGCAATTTCTGCCGGACTCATTTTCCTGCTCGCGGCTTGCGGCGGCGGGGGTGGCGGCAGCGGCGGCGGAGGCGGCTCGAGCACCGGCACGAGCACGCCGGCGGGCGGCGTCAAGCTGCAAGTCGTCTCGTTCGGCGACAGTCTTTCCGACGTCGGAACCTACGCGCCGCTTGCGGGCGCCGTCGGCGGTGGCCGCTTCACGACCAACCCCGGCCAGGTCTGGTCCCAGGATGTTGCGCAATATTATGGGGACACCCTGAGCGCAGCCTACACCATCAGCATCGATCACAAGCTGAGCGCGCAAGGCGGCTTCGGCTATGCGGAGGGCGGCTCGACGGTCGCCACGCCGGCCGACCAGTACGACTTCCTCTCGGGCGTGATCGGCAACATCGAAATGCCGGTCAATCAGCAGGTTTCGAGCTATATCTCCGCGCATGGCAGCTTCAACTCCGGCCAGCTCGTCCTGGTCTGGGCAGGCGCGAACGACGTGCTGCGCGCGGGCAATCCGCCTGGCGCCAATACCGTCGTGCAGACCGCCGCCACGACGCTCGCGCAAATCGTCGGGCAGATCGTGCAGGCAGGCGCCACGCATGTCGTCGTGATCAACGTGCCGAACATCGGTCTCTCGCCCAAGGGCATTTCCTCCGCCGACGGCGGCGCGAATCTGACCCAGCTATCGCAGCTCTTCAACTCGACATTGAATGGCGCGTTGCAGGCCGATGGTTTGCAGGGCAAGGTCATCGAAATCGATTCATACACCTGGACCACGCAGCTCGTGGCGAACTTCCAGGCGAACGGATTTAGCGTGTCCAACACGGCCCAGGCGTGCGACCCTTCGAAAACGCCGGACGACACCTCGCTGCTCTGCTCGCCGCCCACCTACGTCTCGGCCAATGCCGACCAGACCTATATGTTCGCCGACGACCTGCACCCGACCACGCACACGCATACGCTCTTCGCGCAGTACGTCGAGCAGCAGATCGCTGCGAGCGGTCTGGGCCATTGA
- a CDS encoding citrate synthase family protein, with protein sequence MTQEEACRALGVRKQTLYAYVSRGRIEVRWDPEHASRKLYRGSDVAALRKKRDLGRAHKNIAASTMAWGEPIINTRISTIARGRLYYRGHDAVELASRATLEEVAQCLWETGAAPVFPTFHDDVSVPEGAPPRARVYASIALAAAQPRSSGALVAEQLNEEAARLVGRFASAFVGPGNIGAFGESGALHLRLARAWQCEAQADLLRRALALLADQELTTSAFAARVAASTGASLGSCMLAGLAAFAGPLHGDAALRVQALLGDVREMGVTAAVERWVKSNGPLPGFGHELYPQGDPRAADLLAAFDAPDEVRALIDYVHASRGLAPTIDIALTALASYCRWPEDAVFAIFAIGRGVGWMAHAIEQMTSGTLLRPRANYIGPAGAGNHQES encoded by the coding sequence ATGACACAGGAGGAGGCCTGTCGAGCGCTGGGCGTGCGCAAGCAGACGTTGTACGCATATGTGAGCCGCGGGCGCATCGAGGTCCGCTGGGACCCGGAGCACGCAAGCCGCAAGCTGTACCGCGGATCGGACGTCGCGGCGCTCAGGAAGAAACGCGATCTGGGCCGCGCCCACAAGAACATCGCGGCGAGCACGATGGCGTGGGGCGAGCCCATCATCAACACGCGCATTTCCACGATCGCGCGGGGCAGGCTTTACTACCGCGGGCACGATGCGGTCGAACTCGCGAGCCGGGCGACGCTCGAAGAAGTGGCCCAATGTCTATGGGAAACGGGCGCTGCGCCAGTCTTTCCCACCTTCCACGACGACGTGAGCGTTCCCGAAGGCGCGCCGCCGCGCGCGCGGGTGTATGCGTCGATCGCGCTCGCCGCGGCGCAACCGCGTTCGAGCGGCGCGCTCGTCGCTGAACAGTTGAACGAGGAAGCGGCGCGGCTCGTGGGCCGTTTCGCAAGCGCCTTCGTCGGGCCGGGCAACATCGGCGCCTTCGGTGAAAGCGGCGCGCTGCATTTGCGTCTCGCGCGTGCGTGGCAGTGCGAAGCACAGGCGGACTTGCTGCGGCGTGCGCTCGCGTTGCTGGCGGACCAGGAGCTGACGACGTCGGCGTTTGCAGCACGCGTGGCCGCATCGACGGGTGCGTCGCTCGGCTCGTGCATGCTGGCGGGCCTGGCCGCGTTCGCAGGGCCCTTGCACGGCGACGCCGCATTGCGCGTACAGGCGCTGCTCGGCGATGTGCGCGAGATGGGTGTCACGGCGGCGGTGGAGCGCTGGGTGAAGTCGAACGGGCCGCTGCCGGGCTTCGGTCACGAGCTTTACCCGCAAGGCGACCCGCGCGCGGCGGATCTGCTCGCGGCCTTCGATGCACCGGACGAAGTGCGCGCGCTGATCGACTACGTGCACGCGTCGCGCGGTCTCGCGCCAACGATCGACATCGCACTCACCGCGCTCGCCAGCTATTGCCGCTGGCCGGAAGACGCGGTGTTCGCGATATTCGCCATCGGACGCGGCGTGGGCTGGATGGCGCACGCCATCGAGCAGATGACGAGCGGCACGCTGCTGCGGCCGCGGGCCAACTATATCGGACCTGCCGGCGCCGGAAATCATCAGGAGTCTTGA
- a CDS encoding MFS transporter codes for MSTQRSVGYAAAEVTSAARATRTRFTILAAILLLATVAYADRAILSIAGPGIAKEFGLNPIQLGYVLSAFSWAYVVGQIPGGLLLDRVGTKVMYAATLILWSLATLLVGLIGRVTTDVSMALGLLFALRFALGLIEAPSFPANSRVTVMWFPKEERGFATSLFASASYFAVAIFSPFAGWLTGKYGWPAPFFALGLIGIASAGIWARVMHEPRKHPRISPAELDRLVAGGAMIDIDSKLERLSRPAVSGKALRMLLTNRMLWCSYIGQYCVIALSYFFITWFPIYLVQARGMNVMQAGLATMLPAIAGFLGGIAGGAISDSLIRHGWSVSWARKTPYIVGMAVGCCIVFSAFTESNTMIVLLMTLAFFGKGAAAGAGTWAIACDTAPREAVGLAGAIFNCIGNIGGIVTPIVFGYIVQATGGYTAGLYFVAAHCVVAALVYLVFMGRIERVKVS; via the coding sequence ATGTCCACGCAGAGGTCCGTCGGCTACGCCGCCGCCGAAGTCACGAGCGCCGCGCGCGCCACCCGCACGCGATTCACGATTCTGGCCGCCATCCTGCTGCTCGCGACGGTTGCCTACGCAGACCGCGCGATCCTCTCGATAGCGGGACCCGGCATAGCAAAGGAATTCGGGCTCAACCCTATCCAGCTCGGCTACGTGCTCTCGGCGTTCAGCTGGGCCTATGTGGTCGGGCAAATCCCCGGCGGCCTGCTGCTCGACCGCGTGGGCACGAAAGTCATGTACGCCGCCACGCTGATCCTGTGGTCGCTCGCGACATTACTCGTCGGCCTCATCGGCAGGGTCACGACCGATGTGTCGATGGCGCTGGGCCTGCTGTTCGCCTTGCGCTTCGCGCTGGGGCTCATCGAGGCGCCGAGCTTCCCCGCCAACAGCCGTGTGACGGTCATGTGGTTCCCGAAGGAAGAGCGCGGCTTCGCCACGTCGTTGTTTGCGTCCGCATCGTATTTCGCGGTGGCGATCTTCTCGCCGTTCGCGGGCTGGCTCACCGGCAAGTACGGCTGGCCCGCACCGTTCTTCGCGCTCGGCCTGATCGGCATTGCCAGCGCCGGAATCTGGGCGCGCGTGATGCACGAGCCGCGCAAGCACCCGCGCATTTCGCCGGCCGAACTCGACCGGCTCGTCGCGGGCGGCGCGATGATCGACATCGACTCGAAGCTCGAGCGTCTGTCGCGCCCCGCGGTGTCCGGAAAAGCGCTGCGCATGCTGCTCACCAACCGCATGCTCTGGTGCTCGTATATCGGCCAGTATTGCGTCATCGCGCTGAGCTATTTCTTCATCACGTGGTTTCCGATCTACCTCGTGCAGGCGCGCGGCATGAACGTCATGCAGGCCGGCCTCGCGACGATGCTGCCGGCGATCGCGGGCTTTCTCGGCGGCATTGCGGGCGGTGCGATTTCGGACTCACTGATCCGGCATGGCTGGAGCGTTTCGTGGGCGCGCAAGACGCCCTATATCGTCGGCATGGCAGTGGGCTGCTGCATCGTGTTCTCGGCATTCACCGAGAGCAACACCATGATCGTCCTGCTGATGACGCTCGCTTTCTTCGGCAAGGGCGCCGCGGCCGGCGCGGGCACCTGGGCCATCGCCTGCGATACCGCGCCGCGCGAAGCCGTGGGCCTCGCCGGTGCGATTTTCAACTGTATCGGCAATATTGGCGGTATCGTCACGCCTATCGTGTTCGGCTATATCGTGCAGGCAACGGGCGGCTACACGGCAGGTCTTTATTTTGTCGCGGCACACTGTGTGGTCGCGGCGCTGGTTTATCTCGTGTTCATGGGCCGCATCGAGCGCGTGAAAGTAAGCTGA